gtgtgtgtgtgtgtgtgtgtgtgtagatggtGACCAGTGCAACCCACCGCCCTGCCAGAATGGAGCTGAATGTCAAGATGGAATCGACTCTTACGTTTGCTGGTGCAAACCAAACTTCGGTGGCAAAAACTGTGAGATCGGTGAGTGAGACAGGCTCAAACACCACATCGCTGAAGCAAGCATCTTCGGTTCATTTTTGCTAAAATAATTTAGGGCAACACTCGAAAGAGTCTCATTCTATTTTCCCGCCTGTTTTCAGAGGTGACCAAGCAGTGTTCGGTCAACAATGGTGGATGCTCCCATTTCTGTGTGATGCAGGCGGAGCAACCGGTGTGCCGGTGTGCAACTGGCTATAAACTCGGCCCAGACAAGCGGAGCTGTGAAACAACAGGTAAAATAACTGTGacaagtcaacacacacacacactcacacacacacagcccctaaTTGCTTCCTAAACACAATGTGTTGTGCACATTACAGGGCATGCAGGATGAACACGTGCACATCTTTAATGCAGCActgtgccttttaaaaaaaaagagaaattacacACGATCtgcataaatgaaaacaattcccAGAACAATGAAACCACACACCGTGCAATATTTAAGTGCTAATTTACTGCCCGCGTCATCCATTGCACCGTAAACGTCCTCACCCACAGATTGACCAACCCGACCGTAAAAGTGCACGCTGACTCCTGAACAGCAGTGAGATAGAAAGCTGGAATCACCCCTCATCCCTTCGGTATCCATTAAGACCGACTCATAAACTGCCTGCTGCTGTTTACAGCTGTCAACCATAGAATAGGATTTACGATTATTACTGACGGCCTCGAATACGATACCACCAGAGCCACGCAGGAAAACCAACAAATAACTCAAGTGATACTTGAACAACAGCTTGAACCGAAAACGGGCAACCGTGCCTCTGATTACAGTTCACTCATAGTGTGTGACACCCAGCTCTAACCGTCCGCCTGAGCGCATCACATTGTTCAAGAGTCAGCTGGTGATGAATAGGCTCCGCACCAGCTGGCCTGACATTCAAAATTCAATTTGTATCCATCTCAATTCTTGAAATACATTCAGcgacgtggaaaaaaaaagactggagtAAGAGGATTCAAGTAGCCAGTGGATTAATGATTAAAGTctcagctgtaaaaaaaaaaaaaaaaaaaccctgaaaaaatcaaaaagatttATAATGTCTAAGAGACAAAAACGTAATACGTCATcgtttgttttgtctccatttTCTTTGCAGGACTATTCAGCTGTGGTCAAGTGGACTTGTCCTCCACACCCGCCGCAAAGTTGGTCATAACCCCTCGGGCGTCAAACGGGACAAACGCCTCTGAGAGAAGCTTGGATTACAGTGACACCCTGCTGGACGACTACTTTGGTGACAACGCGACACAGTTGTATGATTACTTCGAACTCCCTATGAACGACTCGGACCCGTTCGACATGTCCGTGGCCCCGGCAGTGGACGTGCGTTCGGGGAGGTCAGATTCAAGCTCCTCTATGAATCTAGCCGAGGTCGCCAGGAACGGCATCGAGGCGACCGGTGTCGCCGAAACGCCCgccgaggaggagcagctggacaggTGGGCTTTCTTCCCCACGCTCCCCACCATCACGGCCAAAGACAACACTGACCAGAGGATTGTGGGAGGGGATGAGGCCACTCCTGGAGAGATACCATGGCAGGTAATGTTGGGATGCAAAATGGAGACACAGGGATACCAATTTTTTTCAGGGGAGAGGATTTTACCTTTAAGAGGAATCACAGCAGATCACAGCAGGCAAAACAGTGACGAGATGAGTTAGGGGAACATTCAGAAGGTTAAGAGGGAACAATGAGGCAGCATGTGTAAGAAACGAACACCAAAGCATATgcgttcttgtgtgtgtgtgtgtgtgtgtgtgtgtgtgtgtgtgtgtatgtttgcaggTGACCCTGATGTCCCCCTCAGAGGCCCTTGGGAGAGCGCAGCCCTTCTGTGGAGGATCTCTGCTCAGTGAATTATGGGTCGTCACTGCGGCCCACTGTCTGGCGAAGGCCGAAATCGCCAAGCAAGGTTTCTTCGTCAgagcaggtataggaaaaaaactaaatcatttcTAAGATGCTCACACTCTTGAATCTTTGGAAAGCAGAGAGCCTACATCATAAAAGAGTGTGAGTTTGTCATAATTATAAAACCCCAATAACTGCAAATAAcgctaaaaatgtattttctgttctcCGCCCATTGATTGTTTGTGAGGCCATTGGTCgcagttcattcatgaaaaaataacatactCACGTACATGACGTGGGTGATCGAACACTGAGCATTTAGCCTGTTGTTATCAAAGCTTTTTATCACCATGTGGTAATGCGGTTGCCAGCAGGGACAGGTTTGGAAGCCTCCTCTTTAATGGAGCATTATATGAAGTTGTAGTGGTTTTTCAATACAGCTTCCCAAAGGCATCACATTCATCAGCAAAACACCAGACGACAAATGTTGACTAAACCTGGATGACGTGTAAAGAATCGTGGGTTTGGTTGGTCTCTGTGTGCAACAGATGCACTTTTGATTAATTCCATGTAtgaagtctttctttttttcggaATTGACTAAATTTCTCAAAATACTCAAATTTAATGAGAGCAAAGCTGCTTAGAAGGTGAAATAATTCAGAATCAACATTATGATTTGCAGAtctaaaaaaatgcaaaatcaaaagtttatatgattttaaaaaattcacctACATGAACCTACAATTGCTGACATTTGCTTTATTCttagatataaaaaataaaagtgacgTTGATCACTGATGCacattttgctattttttgCTTCACGACCAATTCACTAGCTTTGTCGAATctgtttctttcaaaatgttattttcttgCTGCTTGAACCTTCACACACATTGTCTGGTGCAGAAAATAACATCACTGAAACGCTTATCTGTGCTTCCAGGTGAACATGATGTGATGAAGGATGAGGGTCCAGAGGAAGACCTCgtggtggcagagcagcacatcCACCCCATGTACGATTATAAGAAGTCACCGTATAACCACGACATTGCACTGCTGAGACTCGCCAGACCAGTGGAACTGTCCAACCAACGGCGTCCGATCTGCCTCGGCCCCAAAGACTTCACAGAGAACATACTGAGGGAGTCCAGCGGCTCCTTGGTGAGTGGCTGGGGGCGGCGGAAGTTCCAGGGCCCCGAGGCCACCAGGCTTCAGAAAGTGGAGGTCCCCTATGTGGACCGCACCCAATGTAAACAGAGCAGCCGGTACCACATCACACGCTTTATGTTCTGTGCTGGCTTCGACACCACACAGAAGGACTCGTGCCAGGGGGACAGCGGGGGCCCGCACGCCACCAAATACAAAGGCACTTGGTTCCTGACAGGTATTGTCAGCTGGGGGGAGGAGTGCGCCAAGGATGGGAAGTATGGCATCTACACCCGGGTGTCACGCTACTACCCGTGGATCAGTCAGAAAACAGGGATTCGATTTAACAACTGACGAAAATAGAATCAGGCAAAGAATACAAGCTGCCGGTCAAGACAACCGAGCAATTTGCCTCGTTCGTCCACTGAGAAAGTGAAAGGTTTTCTTCAACTGAGACAAGTGCCAATGTTGATTTTTACTTTCTAATAAAGACCAGTCAAACTATCGGAGTGTTTGCACGTCTCTGTTTAAATATTGCAAGAATAAATTGCCT
The sequence above is a segment of the Scophthalmus maximus strain ysfricsl-2021 chromosome 2, ASM2237912v1, whole genome shotgun sequence genome. Coding sequences within it:
- the f9b gene encoding coagulation factor IXb gives rise to the protein MAGVCLLALAAGLLLKVCGLAAEITEENTGAVFVSQQAAHTVLIRQRRYNSGHLEEIMHKDNLERECREEVCSMEEAREVFENNEKTMEFWAGYIDGDQCNPPPCQNGAECQDGIDSYVCWCKPNFGGKNCEIEVTKQCSVNNGGCSHFCVMQAEQPVCRCATGYKLGPDKRSCETTGLFSCGQVDLSSTPAAKLVITPRASNGTNASERSLDYSDTLLDDYFGDNATQLYDYFELPMNDSDPFDMSVAPAVDVRSGRSDSSSSMNLAEVARNGIEATGVAETPAEEEQLDRWAFFPTLPTITAKDNTDQRIVGGDEATPGEIPWQVTLMSPSEALGRAQPFCGGSLLSELWVVTAAHCLAKAEIAKQGFFVRAGEHDVMKDEGPEEDLVVAEQHIHPMYDYKKSPYNHDIALLRLARPVELSNQRRPICLGPKDFTENILRESSGSLVSGWGRRKFQGPEATRLQKVEVPYVDRTQCKQSSRYHITRFMFCAGFDTTQKDSCQGDSGGPHATKYKGTWFLTGIVSWGEECAKDGKYGIYTRVSRYYPWISQKTGIRFNN